The Gloeocapsa sp. DLM2.Bin57 genome segment TCTTCCTTGTCTCACCTTCGCCAGAATCTCATTGTCAAAAACCTACACCTGTGAGGAGGGGGAGAGGGGGAATGAAGAATGTAGAACGAGTGAATGTGCGAAAAAATAATTAATTCGCGCATTCGCGCATTCAGAATAACATCTAACCCCTAAAACCTAAACCTAATCTAAGCCATAACCATACCCCCATCTACGTTGAAAACTTGACCTGTGATATAACTTGCTGCTGAATCTGTAGCTAAAAAGCGAATCATTCCCGCTACTTCTTCGGGTTGACCAAAACGACCTAGGGGGATAAATTTAAGAATCTCTTCTCCTGGAATATCTTTAGTCATATCGGTGCTGATAAATCCTGGTGCTACCGCGTTAACCGTTACCCCACGTGTAGCTAACTCCTTGGCTACAGTTTTGCTAAAACCAATCACCCCTGCTTTGGCTGCGCTATAATTAGCTTGACCTGGATTACCCATTTCTCCTGCTACAGAAGTAATATTTATAATTCTACCACTACGCTGTTTTAACATAATTTTACTTACAGCTCTAGTACAGAGAAATACTCCAGTTAGATTCAGGTCAATTACTGCCTGCCAATCTTCGGTTTTCATACGTAATAATAGGGTATCTCGGGTAATTCCCGCGTTATTAACCAAGATATCAATACGTCCCCATTTTGCCATGGTTTCCTTAATCAGATTCTCTACCTCTGCTTCTTGGGCAACATTGGCTTTAATAGCGATCGCCTCTCCTCCTGCTTCAGTAATCGCTTTAACTACAGCTAGAGCAGATTCTTGAGAACTAGCATAATTAACCACTACTTTAACACCTTGTGTTGCTAAGGCTAAAGCAGTAGCTTTACCTATTCCCCGAGACGCACCTGTCACAATACCCACACAATCATTGAAATTTTCGCTCTCAACCATCTAAAATTAGTTATCATAAAACTTAAGGACGAAGACAATCATAAAGCATGACAGTCAAAAAACAATTTTCTAGCTTTGCCGAACTGCTCAACAGTTCAACTTTACCAGTACTAGTAGATTTTTATGCCACTTGGTGCGGACCATGTCAAATGATGGCAAAAATCCTCGAACAAGTCAACCAAAAGTTGAGCGATCGCCTACAAATAGTTAAAATAGATACAGACAAATATCCTCAAATCGCATCACAGTACAATATTTCTGCCCTACCAACCTTAGTTTTATTTCGGGATGGACAACCAATTGATCGGATTGAGGGAGTTGTGGAAACCCCCCAACTGATTCAACGTCTCGAAAGTTTACTGTAACCCATTTTTCTGATGAATTATCCAAGCAAAACAGCAGAATATCCCCTAGCCATACTTAACTCTTCTGATTTAGTCACTATTAATGATAAATTAGCCCAGATTTCAGCTTCAGAAATCATTCAATGGGCAGATGATACCTTTAATCAAGGTTTAGTGATGAGTACCAGCTTCGGTATTCAATCAGCGGTAATGTTGCACTTAGCGACTGAAGTTATACCTGATATTCCCGTTATTTGGATTGATACTGGTTATTTACCCTCGGAAACTTATCAATTCGCCGAGAAACTAAGCCAACGTCTTAAACTCAATCTCAAGGTTTATCAATCACCTATGAGTCCAGCGCGCATGGAAGCTCTTTATGGTAAACTTTGGGAGCAAAAGGATGTACAATCTCTCAATCTCTATGACCAAATACGTAAAGTAGAGCCAATGCAGCGAGCTTTACAAGAATTAAAAGCCACTGCTTGGTTAGCAGGTTTGCGGAAAGATCAAACCGAACACCGTAAACACCTAGATTTTATCGCTATGCAGGGAAAACACTATAAAATTCATCCTATTCTAACTTGGAACGCTAAAGATATTTATCAGTATTTAACCAAATATGACCTCCCCTATCATCCCTTTTTTGACTTGGGTTATGTATCTGTAGGTGATTGGCATTCTAGTCGTCCCCTGTTAGCAGAAGACGAAAATGAGCGAGATACCCGTTTTCACGGACTAAAACAAGAATGTGGTTTACATCTTAATCAGTTAACACCAGAACAAGCTCAAAGTCTAGATTCTAGTACATTATAATAATATCGAATGGAAAATAAAATGCTCTTGTTGAGTTAGGTGGAACGGTGGAACGGTATTAGCTGTTATTATTCCTATATAGCATACTCCCTTCTCTCCCCTCTCCCCGTCTCCCCTCTCTCCCCTCTCCCCTCTCCCCTTCTATTATATTTTTAGCTTTCTCTCAATCTATTTCCGATAAGTCACCTTCTTCTCGGTTTCTCTTCGGTTGTAAATAGAGATTGTCTAACATAACGTTAAATCCTGCTACCCAAGGCGGAACAATTAACGCCCCAATAATGCCTAAGACTTGTACACCTCCTAAAACCGCTAATAATTGATAAATAGGGGAAATTTTGACTGAAGAACCCACTAAGAGAGGATCTAACAGATAGGTTTCTACGTTTTGGATGATCACATAAAGTAATAAAACCCAGAAAAAAGTCCACCAACCCTGAGCGATCGCCACGATTAAAGCGGGAATTGCTCCTAAAACTGGACCAAAAAAGGGAATTAAATTAGTAAACCCGGCAATTACTCCCAAAGCTAGGGAAAAATCAACGATTCCGATTATATTCAAACCAAAAGTAATCACTACACCTAGAATAGCTGAGACTACAATTCTACCTTGGATATAACCCCCCATGCGTTTACTGACAGGGGTGATTTGTTGGGCTAAACGTTGTTCCCAAGGTTCGGGAAAAATACTAACTAAACCCTTGAGTAATCTATCAGAGCCTGCGAGCATATAACCAGAGAAAAATAAAGCTAATACTAGGTTAAAAGCTACCCCAAGCAGACCACGGGTAACCACCAGCGATCGCAAAATCAACAACTGACTAGAACGAAATACCCAAGAAGTCAAAGCCTGTACATCAAAGAATTGATTAATCAAATCAATAGTTGTTGGCTCTTTGATACCAAAACGTACAGCTAATTCTTCCGCTGAATTACCCAAACTTTCTAGATAAATAGGCAATTTTTGTAATAAACGTTCAATCTGACTAATCACCGTAGGTCCAATGATTAAACCCGCAGTTACCAACAAAGCAATCAAACCTAGATAAACCAAAATTACCCCCAACCAACGGGGGATACCCAACTTTTCTGCTTCAGCAATAATTGGGGCTAGAGTAGCTGCAATTACTACAGCAATCATCAGGATAACCAATAAACTTCTCAATTGCCATAACAAAACCAGCAAAAGAAAAATTGCCAAAATCCATAACAGCGTAGTCAGAGAAATATTAATGACGGGACGTTGAGACATAAAATTAACGAAAATGTGTTAGACTAGCAAAGTTGTTTAAAATCACACATCCAGAAATTCGGGTGTTTCTCACAAGGAATTCCACTGGATGGAGGTTAAACCCGAAACAGGAGTAAAAAATATATGTCAGTTGTTTCCCTCGCAGATTTATTAGAATCGGGAGTACACTTCGGTCATCAGACACGTCGTTGGTCTCCTAAAATGAATCCATACATCTACGCAGCTCGCAACGGTGTTCATATTATAGACTTAGTCCAGACCGCAGAAAAGATGGAAGAAGCCTATAGTTATCTACGTGAAGCCGCAGCAGAAGGTAAAAAAGTACTGTTTATCGGTACTAAACGCCAAGCCGCCGGTATCATAGCTCAAGAAGCTAAACGTTGTAAAGGCTATTACGTCAATCAACGTTGGTTAGGAGGTATGCTGACTAACTGGGAAACAATCAAAACTCGCATTGAAAGACTCAAAGAATTAGAGCAACTCAATGACAGTGGAGCATTAGATAAAAGACCTAAAAAAGAAGCATCTTCTTTACGTCGAGAACTAGAAAAACTCGAAAAATATCTCGGTGGGTTAAAAACAATGCGTCGTGTTCCTGATGTGGTAGTAGTCGTTGACATACGTAGAGAGCACAATGCTATTATGGAATGTCAAAAATTGGGAATTCCTGTAGTAGCGATGATTGATACTAATTGCGATCCTAATTTAGCTGACTATCCCATACCTGCTAATGATGACGCGATTCGTTCTATTAAACTCATTGTGGGTAAATTAGCAGACGCAATTAACGAAGGACATCACGGTATCCCTACAGGAATAGACGAAGAAGAAATAGATTATGACAAATTTGAAGAAGAACCAGAAGAAGAAGAATCACCTATATCTGAGGAATATCCCAAAGATGGGGATAGCGAAGAATAGTCAGACCGTGAGATTATGGTTATAAATTAACAAAAGAGAGCATAACATGGCTGAAATATCTGCAAAACTAGTTAAAGAGTTACGGGAAAAAACAGGCGCAGGGATGATGGACTGTAAAAAAGCCCTAACCCAAAATGATGGAGATTTGACCAAAGCTGTCGAATGGTTACGTCAAAAAGGGATCACCTCCGCTGAGAAAAAAGCAGGTCGTATCGCAGCAGAAGGGTTAGTATCTAGCTATATCCATACTGGTGGACGTATTGGCGTGTTAGTAGAGGTAAATTGCGAGACGGACTTTGTGGCTCGTCGTGAAGAGTTCTCAGAGTTAGTGCGCAATATCGCCATGCAAATCGCGGCTTGTCCTAACGTAGAATATATCAACGTCTCGGAAATTCCTGCTGAAATTAGCTCCAGAGAAAAAGAGATCGAAATGGGTAGAGACGATCTCGGTAATAAACCCGACAATATTAAAGAGAAAATCGTTCAAGGTAGAATTGAAAAACGTCTCAAAGAACTTTCTCTCTTAGATCAACCCTATATTCGAGATCAGAGTATCACTGTAGAAGAACTAATTAAACAAGCGATCGCCCAACTTGGAGAAAACATTCAAGTACGCCGTTTTGTTCGCTTTATTCTCGGTGAAGGTATCGAAAAACAAGAGTCAAATTTCGCTGAAGAA includes the following:
- the fabG gene encoding 3-oxoacyl-[acyl-carrier-protein] reductase, coding for MVESENFNDCVGIVTGASRGIGKATALALATQGVKVVVNYASSQESALAVVKAITEAGGEAIAIKANVAQEAEVENLIKETMAKWGRIDILVNNAGITRDTLLLRMKTEDWQAVIDLNLTGVFLCTRAVSKIMLKQRSGRIINITSVAGEMGNPGQANYSAAKAGVIGFSKTVAKELATRGVTVNAVAPGFISTDMTKDIPGEEILKFIPLGRFGQPEEVAGMIRFLATDSAASYITGQVFNVDGGMVMA
- the trxA gene encoding thioredoxin produces the protein MTVKKQFSSFAELLNSSTLPVLVDFYATWCGPCQMMAKILEQVNQKLSDRLQIVKIDTDKYPQIASQYNISALPTLVLFRDGQPIDRIEGVVETPQLIQRLESLL
- the cysH gene encoding phosphoadenosine phosphosulfate reductase — protein: MNYPSKTAEYPLAILNSSDLVTINDKLAQISASEIIQWADDTFNQGLVMSTSFGIQSAVMLHLATEVIPDIPVIWIDTGYLPSETYQFAEKLSQRLKLNLKVYQSPMSPARMEALYGKLWEQKDVQSLNLYDQIRKVEPMQRALQELKATAWLAGLRKDQTEHRKHLDFIAMQGKHYKIHPILTWNAKDIYQYLTKYDLPYHPFFDLGYVSVGDWHSSRPLLAEDENERDTRFHGLKQECGLHLNQLTPEQAQSLDSSTL
- a CDS encoding AI-2E family transporter, encoding MSQRPVINISLTTLLWILAIFLLLVLLWQLRSLLVILMIAVVIAATLAPIIAEAEKLGIPRWLGVILVYLGLIALLVTAGLIIGPTVISQIERLLQKLPIYLESLGNSAEELAVRFGIKEPTTIDLINQFFDVQALTSWVFRSSQLLILRSLVVTRGLLGVAFNLVLALFFSGYMLAGSDRLLKGLVSIFPEPWEQRLAQQITPVSKRMGGYIQGRIVVSAILGVVITFGLNIIGIVDFSLALGVIAGFTNLIPFFGPVLGAIPALIVAIAQGWWTFFWVLLLYVIIQNVETYLLDPLLVGSSVKISPIYQLLAVLGGVQVLGIIGALIVPPWVAGFNVMLDNLYLQPKRNREEGDLSEID
- the rpsB gene encoding 30S ribosomal protein S2, encoding MSVVSLADLLESGVHFGHQTRRWSPKMNPYIYAARNGVHIIDLVQTAEKMEEAYSYLREAAAEGKKVLFIGTKRQAAGIIAQEAKRCKGYYVNQRWLGGMLTNWETIKTRIERLKELEQLNDSGALDKRPKKEASSLRRELEKLEKYLGGLKTMRRVPDVVVVVDIRREHNAIMECQKLGIPVVAMIDTNCDPNLADYPIPANDDAIRSIKLIVGKLADAINEGHHGIPTGIDEEEIDYDKFEEEPEEEESPISEEYPKDGDSEE
- the tsf gene encoding translation elongation factor Ts, with the translated sequence MAEISAKLVKELREKTGAGMMDCKKALTQNDGDLTKAVEWLRQKGITSAEKKAGRIAAEGLVSSYIHTGGRIGVLVEVNCETDFVARREEFSELVRNIAMQIAACPNVEYINVSEIPAEISSREKEIEMGRDDLGNKPDNIKEKIVQGRIEKRLKELSLLDQPYIRDQSITVEELIKQAIAQLGENIQVRRFVRFILGEGIEKQESNFAEEVAAQTGQLN